A single genomic interval of Astyanax mexicanus isolate ESR-SI-001 chromosome 4, AstMex3_surface, whole genome shotgun sequence harbors:
- the LOC125801371 gene encoding zinc finger protein 41-like, producing MEKHQHSVKSFTKQSDLKNHQRIHTGEKPYYCSDCGKSFTEQSTLKNHQRIHTGEKPYSCSDCGSSFTKQCTLKNHQRIHTGEKSYHCSDCGKSFTTQSALKTHQRIHTGEKPYHCSDCGKSFTQQSTLQTHQRIHTGEKPYHCSDCGKSFTKQSALKQHQRIHTGEKPYYCSDCGKSFTEQSSLKNHQRIHTGEKPYHCSDCGKSFKQQSHFKSHQRIHTGEKPYYCSDCGKSFTKQSTLKIHQRIHTGVKPYYCLECEKCFSTESHLKYHQRIHSGEKPYHCSDCGKSFNHQSRLKKHQRIHTGEKTIPNLFHSN from the coding sequence atggagaaacatcagcactctgtcaagagttttactaaacagagtgatctcaaaaatcaccagcgcattcacacaggagagaaaccgtattactgctcagactgtgggaaaagttttactgaacagagtactctcaaaaaccaccagcgcattcacacaggagagaaaccatattcctgctcagactgtgggagtagttttactaaacagtgtactctcaaaaatcaccagcgcattcacacaggagagaaatcatatcactgctcagactgtgggaagagttttactacacagagtgctctcaaaacacaccagcgcattcacacaggagagaaaccgtatcactgctcagactgtgggaagagttttactcaacagagtactctccaaacacaccagcgcattcacacaggagagaaaccgtatcactgctcagactgtgggaagagttttactaaacagagtgctctcaaacaacaccagcgcattcacacaggagagaaaccatattactgctcagactgtgggaagagttttactgaacagagtagtctcaaaaatcaccagcgcattcacacaggagagaaaccgtatcactgctcagactgtgggaagagttttaaacaacagagtcatttcaaaagtcaccagcgcattcacacaggagagaaaccgtattactgctcagactgtgggaaaagttttaccaaacagagtactctcaaaatacaccagcgcattcacacaggagtaaaaccatattactgcttagAGTGTGAGAAGTGTTTTTCTACAGAGAGTCATCTCAAatatcaccagcgcattcactcaggagagaaaccgtatcactgctcagactgtgggaagagttttaatcatcagagtcgtctcaaaaaacaccagcgcattcacacaggagagaaaacaatcccaaatctgttccacagcaattaa
- the LOC125801269 gene encoding zinc finger protein 239-like, which translates to MKPSPNMEKHQHSAKSFTKQSDLKKHQRIHTGEKPYQCSDCGKSFNQQSTLQQHQRIHTGVKPFHCSDCGRSFNQQSNLKSHQRIHTGEKPFHCSDCGRSFNQQSTLKSHQRIHTGVKPYHCSDCGKSFNRLETVKQHQRIHTEEKPYHCSDCRKSFITQSKLKIHQRIHTGEKPYYCSDCGKSFTEQSALKKHQRIHTGEKPYYCSDCGKSFNRLETVKRHQRIHTGEKPHHCSDCGKSFTEQSALKIHQRIHTGEKPYCCSDCGKSFNLQSALKIHQRIHTGEKPHHCSDCGKSFNQQCNLKIHQRIHTGEKPFHCSDCGRSFNQQSHLKSHQRIHTGEKPHHCSDCGKSFTTQSNLKKHQRIHTGEKNVPNLSHGN; encoded by the coding sequence atgaagccaagtcccaacatggagaaacatcagcactctgccaagagttttactaaacagagtgatctcaaaaaacaccagcgcattcacacaggagagaaaccgtatcaatgctcagactgtgggaagagttttaatcaacagagtactctccaacaacaccagcgcattcacacaggagtaaaaccatttcactgctcagactgtgggaggagttttaatcaacagagtaatctcaaaagtcaccagcgcattcacacaggagagaaaccgtttcactgctcagactgtgggaggagttttaatcaacagagtactctcaaaagtcaccagcgcattcacactggagtaaaaccatatcactgctcagactgtgggaagagctttaatcgactggagactgtcaaacagcatcagcgcattcacacagaagagaaaccatatcactgctcagactgtaggaagagttttattacacagagtaaacttaaaatacatcagcgcattcacacaggagagaaaccgtattactgctcagactgtgggaagagttttactgaacagagtgctctcaaaaaacaccagcgcattcacacaggagagaaaccttattactgctcagactgtgggaagagctttaatcgactggagactgtcaaacggcatcagcgcattcacacaggagagaaaccgcatcactgctcagactgtgggaagagttttactgaacagagtgctctcaaaatacaccagcgcattcacacaggagagaaaccgtattgctgctcagactgtggaaagagttttaatctacagagtgctctcaaaatacatcaacgcattcacacaggagagaaaccgcatcactgctcagactgtgggaagagttttaatcaacagtgtaatctcaaaatacaccagcgcattcacacaggagagaaaccttttcactgctcagactgtgggaggagttttaatcaacagagtcatctcaaaagtcaccagcgcattcacacaggagagaaaccgcatcactgctcagactgtgggaagagttttactacacagagtaatctcaaaaaacaccagcgcattcacacaggagagaaaaatgtcccaaatttgtcccatggcaattaa